Proteins encoded in a region of the Coregonus clupeaformis isolate EN_2021a chromosome 9, ASM2061545v1, whole genome shotgun sequence genome:
- the LOC123491558 gene encoding uncharacterized protein LOC123491558 translates to MHSDHCQTIQSNPTLPHVYGVKHACLLNSLQYFNTTDNFYVDIMHYILEEVAQFEVKLVLQYLQANFVTAKDVYGRVHSFNYGYTEMRNRPPAVKLDDGSNDLVLNAIQSWCLLRNLPLIFGDLVQKDDKYWQLLLLLLQIVNIVFSPILTEGMTICLKHLIAEHHRLFKYLFPDRNLLPKHHFMIHYPRCIRNIGPILHSCMRYEAKHNLFKKQLKSFKNVTMTFAKKHLNYMAYNWETFSQDTLAIGPGKMSRLNDLKEGHEIAAKLNVSVHTNVLSVKWVKHHGTEYRLDLVKCGEVVIEMPVFYKIKAIVLKDKCFLGWVSS, encoded by the coding sequence ATGCACTCAGACCATTGTCAAACTATTCAGTCAAACCCAACACTACCTCATGTGTACGGTGTGAAGCATGCTTGCTTATTGAACTCTCTGCAGTACTTCAATACTACAGACAATTTTTATGTTGATATAATGCATTACATTTTAGAAGAAGTTGCACAATTTGAGGTAAAACTTGTGTTACAGTATTTACAAGCCAACTTTGTGACTGCTAAAGATGTGTATGGTAGAGTTCATTCATTTAACTATGGCTACACAGAGATGAGGAATCGTCCACCTGCAGTCAAATTGGATGATGGGAGCAATGATTTGGTTCTAAATGCTATTCAGTCTTGGTGTCTTCTCCGTAATTTGCCATTGATATTTGGTGATCTGGTACAGAAAGATGATAAATACTGGCAGCTGCTTCTGTTACTACTACAAATTGTCAATATTGTGTTTTCTCCTATACTAACAGAGGGCATGACTATCTGTCTAAAGCACTTAATTGCTGAACATCATAGGCTTTTCAAGTATTTGTTTCCTGATAGAAATCTGTTACCGAAACACCACTTCATGATACATTATCCTCGTTGTATAAGGAATATTGGGCCCATTCTTCACTCGTGTATGCGCTACGAGGCAAAacataatttatttaaaaaacaactgAAGAGTTTTAAGAATGTCACTATGACCTTTGCCAAGAAACACCTAAATTACATGGCATATAATTGGGAAACGTTCAGCCAGGATACACTAGCTATAGGTCCAGGAAAGATGTCAAGGCTCAATGACCTGAAAGAAGGCCATGAGATTGCTGCCAAGTTGAATGTCTCAGTGCACACAAATGTTTTGTCAGTTAAATGGGTAAAGCACCATGGTACAGAATATCGTCTTGATTTGGTCAAATGTGGTGAAGTAGTCATTGAAATGCCAGTATTTTACAAAATTAAGGCTATTGTTCTGAAAGATAAATGTTTTTTGGGTTGGGTCAGCTCTTGA